A stretch of DNA from Hoeflea ulvae:
CTGATGTCATCGACACCGCTCACCCTTGCCGAGACAGCCTCGGTGTTCGGCGAGATGCTGACCTTCCGCGCGCTTCTCGAACGCACCACCGACCGCCGCGAGCGCAAGGCCATGCTGGCTCAGAAGGTGGAGGACATGATCAACACCGTGGTCCGCCAGATCGCGTTTTATGAATTCGAGCGCCGGGTCCACACCGCGCGGCGCGAAGGCGAGCTGACCTCGGAACAGCTCGGCCAGCTCTGGCTGGATGTCCAGTCCGAAAGCCTCGGACCTGCGGTTGAACTGTCGGACGGTTACGAGACCTTCTGGGCCTATATCCCGCATTTCATCCACTCGCCGTTCTATGTCTACGCCTACGCATTCGGCGATTGCCTGGTCAATTCCCTTTACTCGGTCTACGAAAAATCGCCCGAGCAGTTCCACGACCGCTATTTCGACATGCTCAAGGCCGGCGGCACCAAACATCACTCCGAACTGCTGCTGCCCTTCGGGCTCGACGCCTCCGATCCCGGCTTCTGGAACCAGGGTCTGTCGATGATCGAGGGCCTGATCGACGAACTGGAGGCGATGGACAGCTGAGCATCTGATTTCGCTTTATTGTAACAACAAAGTATGATTTACGCCGCCGCTACCGCCGCAGACGGCTGCAGCGCTTGTTAATGGAGCGAATGGCATGACCCAGCAGGATTATCCCGTCTATGGCGAGATCACCGGACCGATCGTATTGATCGGCTTCGGTTCGATCGGGCGTGGCACGCTGCCGCTGATCGAGCGTCACTTCAAGTTCGACAAGAGCCGGATGGTCGTCATCGACCCGCGTGATGACGCCGATGACATGGAAATCCTTGCCCAGCATGGCATCCGCCACATCAAGGCGCATGTCACCGGGGACAATTACAAGGACCTGCTCAAGCCGCTGCTGACCGAAGGCGATGGCCAGGGCTTCTGTGTCAATCTCTCGGTCGACACCGGTTCCGTCGACCTGATCAAGCTCTGCCGCAAGCTCGACGTGCTCTACATCGACACGGTGATCGAGCCATGGCTCGGCTTCTATTTCGACAAGAGCATGAAGAACTCCGAGCGCACCAATTATGCGCTGCGCGAGACCCTGCGCCATGAGAAGAACAAGAATCCCGGCGGAACCACCGCCGTCTCCACCTGCGGCGCCAATCCGGGCATGGTGTCCTGGTTCGTCAAGCAGGCGCTGGTCAATCTTGCCAGGGACCTGGACATCAAGTTCGACGAGCCCGACCAGAACGACCGCGAAGGCTGGGCCAAGCTGATGAAAAAGGCCGGCGTCAAGGGCGTCCACATCGCCGAGCGCGACACCCAGCTGACCAAGAATCCCAAGCCGCTCAATGTGTTCTGGAACACCTGGTCGGCGGAAGGCTTCATCTCCGAAGGCCTGCAGCCGGCGGAACTCGGCTGGGGCACCCATGAAAACTGGATGCCGAAAAACGCCAAGAAGCACAAGAAGGGCTGCAAGGCCGCCATCTATCTCGAGCAGCCGGGCGCCAACACCCGCGTGCGCACCTGGTGCCCGACACCGGGCCCGCAATACGGCTTCCTCGTCACCCACAACGAGTCGATCTCGATTGCCGACTTTTTCACGGTCCGCAACAAGGACGGCGACATCACCTATCGCCCGACCTGCCATTACGCCTATCACCCGGCCAATGACGCGGTTCTGTCGCTGCATGAAATGTTCGGCAATGGCGGCACCCAGCAGCCAGTGCTGCACGTGCTTGACGAGCACGAGCTGGTCGAGGGTCTCGATGAGCTCGGCGTGCTGCTCTATGGTCACGACAAGAATGCCTACTGGTACGGCTCGCGCCTGTCGCTGGAAGAGACCCGCCGCCTGGCCCCCTACCAGAACGCCACCGGCATGCAGGTGACCTCGGCGGTTCTGGCCGGCATGGTCTGGGCGCTCGAAAACCCCAAATCCGGCATCGTCGAGGCCGACGAGGTCGACTACAAGCGCTGCCTCGAAGTGCAGAAGCCCTATCTCGGCCCGGTCGAGGGCCATTACACCGACTGGACGCCGCTGACCGGCCGTCCCGGCCTGTTCCCGGAAGACATCGACGAGTCCGACCCGTGGCAGTTCCGCAATGTGCTGGTGCGTTAGACCGGCCACACAGGAGACAAACCGGACCGGCCGTCAGGCCGGCCGGACTGCCGTTGCCTTGCTTT
This window harbors:
- a CDS encoding homospermidine synthase, which codes for MTQQDYPVYGEITGPIVLIGFGSIGRGTLPLIERHFKFDKSRMVVIDPRDDADDMEILAQHGIRHIKAHVTGDNYKDLLKPLLTEGDGQGFCVNLSVDTGSVDLIKLCRKLDVLYIDTVIEPWLGFYFDKSMKNSERTNYALRETLRHEKNKNPGGTTAVSTCGANPGMVSWFVKQALVNLARDLDIKFDEPDQNDREGWAKLMKKAGVKGVHIAERDTQLTKNPKPLNVFWNTWSAEGFISEGLQPAELGWGTHENWMPKNAKKHKKGCKAAIYLEQPGANTRVRTWCPTPGPQYGFLVTHNESISIADFFTVRNKDGDITYRPTCHYAYHPANDAVLSLHEMFGNGGTQQPVLHVLDEHELVEGLDELGVLLYGHDKNAYWYGSRLSLEETRRLAPYQNATGMQVTSAVLAGMVWALENPKSGIVEADEVDYKRCLEVQKPYLGPVEGHYTDWTPLTGRPGLFPEDIDESDPWQFRNVLVR